TGTCAAAGATCAACTTGGACAAGTCGATCCCGTCAAGTTGTAAATCGTCGGTGTTGAGGCTGCCTGCTGAATTTGACTTGCCAATCGCCGCTAGTGTTGGAAGCCAATCGACAATGTGTGTTGGCGTTGTTTCCTGACGTGGCTTGATTTTCCCTGGCCAGTTCATCAGCCCCGGCACATGGATGCCGCCTTCCCACACGTCCAGCTTTTTGCCGCGGAATGGAAGCGGTTGATTGAAGTCTGTCAATTTCAAGTCATCTGGATAGGCATTCCCTGGCCAATTCCCTTGTGGACCATTATCGGAAGAAAACAGAATCAAGGTGTTCTGCCGCTGGTCGGTCTCATCGAGAGTTTTGATGATGCGGCCGATGCAGTCGTCCAAGTGATGGACCGCAGCGAGTAGCAATCGCTTCTCGGGATCCTTTTCATTTTGAATCTTGCCAGCAGGGTCATTGAACCAAGGGATGTCCTCTTCGTTTAACCAACGATTCGGATTCGCTGGATCCAAAGCTGTCGGTTGGTCAACAAATCGACCACGTTCATCAAGTGGCGTATGAACCGAATGGAACGGCAAGTATAAGAAAAACGGTTTGGAACGCTCTTGTCGGATCACTCGGATTGCTTCAGCAGTAACCAGTTCGGTTGCGTGCACGCCATTCTCAGAACCGTTGATCAATTCCTGATCGCGATGCCAGTTGTATTCGAAGTCGCCTTTACGATATCGGTGGTCATACATTCCTACGGCTCCAGCCAAAGAACCGTAGCTGCTATCGAATCCGAACTCGTTGGGGCCATGAGAAGGCATCGAACCTAGATGCCATTTTCCGGCTAAGAATGTTTCATAGCCACTCGCCTTCAGGATCGATGCGAGCGTCGGTGTGCCTTTAGGAAACGCTTGGGCATTGCTGGCTTGCAATGCCGCCCCGCCAAAGCGACTGGGATAGCGACCCGTTAGCAATGCGACTCTTGTCGGCGTGCATTGAGGCATCACATAGTGCTGTGTGAAAACAATCCCCGTGCTCGCCAATTGGTCCAGATTGGGACTGTAGACGTCAGGATTGTTGTATCCAATATCAGCCCATCCCTGATCATCGCTCAGAATTAAAACGATGTTGGGCGATTCGGCGTAAACGCAGAAAGCATGTCCGAACAGCAAGCACATGATGTGCGTTATTACCAACACCGGGAAACGACGGATCGAATGGAAGGGCATGATTCGCATCACCAGAGAATGGGAAGGGTTGTGGCAACATGTTACACGGTGCTCTGGATAGGGTGTGTGGACCAGCGGGGGGCTGTGTTGTTTTCCAGCGTGTAGTCCAGTCGAATTAGCACAGTCGAATTACCCTGCCGAACAGATTCGATTCCCCACCATCCTGAGACAAGAGGCGGTTCAATCCGTGTGAAGTGCAACGATCTCGCGTATAGTGGATGTCATTGCTCTGTTGGCTCAACGACTACCGCCGGTTTGTGTACGCGGTGTGGTCCCAAGCTGGCGCGTTTTCGCACAAGTTGCAGATGTGGTTGAAGGCCATCATTTGAATTGTCGGTAATCGCGCATCGAGGACAGAGAAATCCCCGCCGACAATTTATGCCCACCTCATCGATTGGATCCTTCCGATGGTTCGTCTTTGGCTTGCTTTGGTAGCTGTTTCTGTTTGCGTGTCGAGGCTTCCTGCTCAGTCGCGTTTGCACGACGATCTTGCGCGGCAACCGACTGCAGAGCTAGCTCGGCGAGCACGGGTGTTGGGCGATCCAAAACGCGGTGCGTTGATTTTTCATTCCCAAAGTCTCGGCTGCATTCAATGCCACGGTGCCAGTAAGGGGAATCATCTGCTGGGCCCGAACCTCTCTGAACTGAAGGATCGTGCGAATTACCTGCATGTGGTTGAATCGATTCTGCGACCCAATCAATCCGTTTTGAAACCCTACGTTGCCGAAAAGTTTCTGCTTGACGATGGGCAGATCGTGACGGGGATGGTCCGCGAAGAAGATGACGAATCGCTTGTCTTGTCGGTGCCTGGTGATGACAGCGTTAAGACCATTGAATTGGATTCGGTTGAAGTACGCAAACCTGCCGACTCTGTTATGCCGGTAGGCTTGGTCAATCAGCTAGACAGTGAATCCGAGTTCTTTGATTTGGTGGCGTTTGTTTTTGAACTAGGGAAAGCCGGCCCAGAAAACGCCTCCTTGTTGATTCCTGATCTCGCATCGATCGCACCACCGCCACTGCCTGCCTATGAAAGCGATCTGGATCATGCCGGATTGATTCGATCATTCAATGACCGCTCGTTTGAAAATGGCAAGCGAATCTACGAGTCGTTGTGTATCAATTGCCATGGCACCAAGGAACTTGTCGGATCGTTACCCAACGCGTTGCGGTTTGCCAGTGGGAAATTCAAAAACGGCAGCGACCCATTGGCAATGTACAAGACATTGACACATGGGTTCAAAATGATGCTTCCGCAGCATCAGTTGGTTCCCAAACAGAAGTACGACGTCATTCACTATATCCGTGAAGCGTACATCAAACCAAACAATCCGGAACAATTCGTTGCGATCACCAAATCCTATCTGGATGCTCTACCGAAAGGGAAGTTGCGCGGACCCGTTGCGGTGCGAAATGAACCCTGGAAAGAAATGGACTACGGCCCATTTCTGATCAGTACCTATGAGATCGTTTCTGAGGATGCGCCTCCACGTCTGGGGATCACCCAGCAGGAACGAATGCAGGCACGAGATGAGGACCGACCACCGTCGGAGGTTTGGCCTGAGGATGTGAATTTTGCCTACAAAGGAATCGCATTACGGTTGGATGACGGACCCGGTGGAATTTCCAAGGGAGATCACTGGCTCGCCTTTGACCACGACACCATGCGTGTCGCTGGGGCTTGGTCAGGTAACGATTTCATCGATTGGCGAGGCGTTTTGTTCAACGGCAATCACAACATGACGCCTCGGACGAAAGGGAAATTGCATTTCGGTTCGCTGCCTGGGCCGGGGTGGGCTCATCCCCGGACAGGATCGTTTGATGATCCGCGACTGTTGGGAAAGGATGGACGTGCCTATGGACCGCTTCCTCGTGACTGGGCTCGGTACAAAGGTCTCTACAAACACGGAGATCGCGTTGTTGTTTCTTATTCGGTTGGTGATGCGGATGTCCTCGAAGGTTATGCCATTGAAAATCAACGTGATGCGACCGTTTGGGTGCGGACAATCAACCTGGGGAAATCGGAGAACGACCTGCAGATGCGTTTGGCACCAACTGAGAGTGCTAGCGCCGCAGTGAACGCGGGATTGGAAGTATCCGAGCAAGGTGGCTACTGGACGATTTCAATCGCCGCGGAACAGACGCCGATTAACTTTTCCGTTCGCCTAGCTAGTAAAGATTCCGACATAGACTTCGATGAATTCACCGCTGCGACCGAAGATCTAAAAGAGTTGACGAAAGGTGGTCCCAAGCAGTGGTCAGATTTATTGACCCGGCAGTCAGATGGTGACCAATCTGGTCCGTTCGCTGTCGACACACTCACGCGTCCGGCGAACAACCCTTGGAAAAGCCGATTGCGGATGTCGGGATTAGATTTTTATTCGGACAATGATTCTCTGGTAGCGTGCTGTTGTGACGGAGATGTTTGGAAAGTCAGTGGACTCAGTCGTTCCGACGGCGAATTGACATGGACCCGAATTGCGTCGGGGCTTTTCCATCCTCTGGGGATCAAAATTGTTGATCAACGTATCTTTGTTACTTGTCGCGATCAGATCGTTGTCCTCAATGATTTGAATGAGGACGGTGAAGCAGACTTTTACCAGTGTTTCAACAACGACCATCAAGTCACTGATCATTTCCATGAATTTGCGATGGGTCTGCAGGCGGATGAACAGGGAAATCTTTACTATGCCAAGAGTGCCCGGCACGCGCGTGATTCGCTGGTCCCACAGCACGGGACGCTTTTGAAGGTCAACGCTGACGGATCGGAAACGTCGAT
This genomic interval from Stieleria sp. JC731 contains the following:
- a CDS encoding sulfatase, translating into MPFHSIRRFPVLVITHIMCLLFGHAFCVYAESPNIVLILSDDQGWADIGYNNPDVYSPNLDQLASTGIVFTQHYVMPQCTPTRVALLTGRYPSRFGGAALQASNAQAFPKGTPTLASILKASGYETFLAGKWHLGSMPSHGPNEFGFDSSYGSLAGAVGMYDHRYRKGDFEYNWHRDQELINGSENGVHATELVTAEAIRVIRQERSKPFFLYLPFHSVHTPLDERGRFVDQPTALDPANPNRWLNEEDIPWFNDPAGKIQNEKDPEKRLLLAAVHHLDDCIGRIIKTLDETDQRQNTLILFSSDNGPQGNWPGNAYPDDLKLTDFNQPLPFRGKKLDVWEGGIHVPGLMNWPGKIKPRQETTPTHIVDWLPTLAAIGKSNSAGSLNTDDLQLDGIDLSKLIFDNEASPKRVLYWTWNSRINRWALRYDHWKLVKYGRGEPTSKSDWELFDLHRDPKESNDVSDQYSDIVDDLHRRFLAQRSHDKK
- a CDS encoding DUF6797 domain-containing protein gives rise to the protein MVRLWLALVAVSVCVSRLPAQSRLHDDLARQPTAELARRARVLGDPKRGALIFHSQSLGCIQCHGASKGNHLLGPNLSELKDRANYLHVVESILRPNQSVLKPYVAEKFLLDDGQIVTGMVREEDDESLVLSVPGDDSVKTIELDSVEVRKPADSVMPVGLVNQLDSESEFFDLVAFVFELGKAGPENASLLIPDLASIAPPPLPAYESDLDHAGLIRSFNDRSFENGKRIYESLCINCHGTKELVGSLPNALRFASGKFKNGSDPLAMYKTLTHGFKMMLPQHQLVPKQKYDVIHYIREAYIKPNNPEQFVAITKSYLDALPKGKLRGPVAVRNEPWKEMDYGPFLISTYEIVSEDAPPRLGITQQERMQARDEDRPPSEVWPEDVNFAYKGIALRLDDGPGGISKGDHWLAFDHDTMRVAGAWSGNDFIDWRGVLFNGNHNMTPRTKGKLHFGSLPGPGWAHPRTGSFDDPRLLGKDGRAYGPLPRDWARYKGLYKHGDRVVVSYSVGDADVLEGYAIENQRDATVWVRTINLGKSENDLQMRLAPTESASAAVNAGLEVSEQGGYWTISIAAEQTPINFSVRLASKDSDIDFDEFTAATEDLKELTKGGPKQWSDLLTRQSDGDQSGPFAVDTLTRPANNPWKSRLRMSGLDFYSDNDSLVACCCDGDVWKVSGLSRSDGELTWTRIASGLFHPLGIKIVDQRIFVTCRDQIVVLNDLNEDGEADFYQCFNNDHQVTDHFHEFAMGLQADEQGNLYYAKSARHARDSLVPQHGTLLKVNADGSETSIIANGFRAANGVCLNPDGSFFVTDQEGHWNPMNRINRVVPGGFYGNMYSYGAPDDSSDEAMEQPLCWPNKAFDRSPSELLWVQSDQWGPLNGSLLNLSYGYGKVFIVPHEEIDGQWQGGMCRLPLPRFPTGVMRARFHPTDGQMYACGMQAWGSDQDQSAGGLYRIRYTGVPANLPVKLHAHHAGVTIRFSDRISSKIAADPSNYLVETWDLKRTKNYGSDLYNEQVLPIASAKVSDDGHAVTLVIPEIKPTWCMNISYKLEDENGTQFLGTIQNTIHQLGGNDQ